In Scatophagus argus isolate fScaArg1 chromosome 3, fScaArg1.pri, whole genome shotgun sequence, one genomic interval encodes:
- the LOC124054972 gene encoding probable transmembrane reductase CYB561D1 → MRSDVEYSPVGEGLGMRDFWLYVWLRRAAVIAAHVTGLGLTLIIFLLSRPGTSLFSWHPVLMSFAYCLCMTEGILLFSAEGSPFCCKSRKVKVRLHWFCQALVLIAAATGLGFMVASKNVSERPHLVTWHSMLGICTVAATVLQAACGICVLFPKLLRLSSLPRLKLYHATCGLVVYLLATVTVMSAMFSDWFQATVKGVAWWAFLLLPLFPALVVMNQITNAYLPRKKITS, encoded by the exons ATGCGGTCCGATGTGGAGTACAGCCCGGTGGGAGAGGGGCTGGGGATGCGGGACTTCTGGCTGTACGTGTGGCTGCGGAGGGCGGCGGTGATAGCCGCTCACGTCACCGGCCTTGGCCTGACCctcatcatcttcctgctgtccaGACCCGGAACCA GTCTGTTTTCGTGGCATCCAGTGTTAATGTCTTTTGCA TACTGCCTGTGTATGACCGAAGGAATCCTCCTCTTCTCGGCTGAAGGATCTCCTTTCTGCTGCAAATCTCGGAAGGTTAAAGTCCGTCTTCACTGGTTCTGTCAGGCCCTGGTACTAATAGCTGCAGCCACCGGGCTGGGCTTCATGGTGGCCAGCAAGAATGTATCAGAGCGCCCCCATCTGGTCACCTGGCACAGTATGCTGGGCATCTGCACCGTGGCCGCCACCGTGCTCCAAGCAGCTTGCGGCATCTGCGTGCTCTTTCCTAAGCTGCTGCGTCTCTCTTCTTTGCCAAGGCTGAAGCTGTACCACGCCACCTGTGGCCTGGTTGTCTACCTGTTGGCTACAGTCACTGTCATGTCAGCCATGTTCTCAGACTGGTTCCAGGCCACAGTGAAAGGAGTGGCCTGGTGGGCCTTTCTCCTGCTGCCCCTCTTCCCCGCCCTAGTGGTGATGAACCAGATCACTAATGCCTACCTACCCCGCAAGAAGATCACCAGCTAA
- the zbtb40 gene encoding zinc finger and BTB domain-containing protein 40 encodes MMELPNYSSQLMQQLWALRKEGHFCDCTILVGDKPHRAHKLVLAASSMLFRSLLDDSDTISIDTTMVSSQEFGCLLDMVYTGKLPLGKHNVSRIVAAADSLQMFDVAVGFKNILTNLVSQQPPVPVLSTQIPSLAVINKAQTPNPKRPASPGESESVPDKTEPVAELKRDKDQGDHEDSGGPACKRTCVESSEPEEANSSESVAEESNMTAAQVSNEPAPGIQEHFSQLVELLTSMPSVVELLSQAAQSSLDEHEKQVVCQCCEEADPCSALEKLVGTVKEGQLTEGALLRLLRALQKKSPSCFPRPLLPLLEEEGNPQEPQANQSGGEENQGEDEEEENSKEETEEDEKVLHAATDSPSPPISSCSSPTSKRYTCRWCKKGFAYKCRMLAHVKRCPMSQEHEQQCPHCPSKLPNQRALQRHQAEAHRSTTRVKKKVACDLCGRNFAHPSGMIYHKRTEHFEEKPFACEDCGAKFGANSSLKNHMRLHTGEKPYHCKHCDMSFSVAAALAYHTKKKHSEGKMYVCQYCKAVFAQSIELTRHVRTHTGDRPYVCRECGKGYSQASGLTVHLHTFHNLSEPHDCQKCCLSFSSLEEHRQHIQEFHPKEFHKCPTCNKVFTSAALLDKHKGTHTGTKPFSCDLCNKSYQQLSGLWYHNRTNHPDVFASHTRQLKTLVQCDVCFKFFPSAASVAKHQAAEHQGSAASAVHCPYCQAVLGGEEEMQEHISSQHVSEQSCPVCSLVCTSQVELQEHVISFHMEPQEEQEAPEEKASTSQTVTAADPTGSEGGEPITSEEQAQLAAAQQVFVALAGGREGETSAEVVEVNMLELLNSSVTFICENKPSNADS; translated from the exons ATGATGGAGCTGCCCAACTACAGCAGCCAGTTGATGCAGCAGCTGTGGGCTCTGAGGAAAGAGGGCCACTTCTGTGACTGCACCATCCTGGTGGGAGACAAGCCTCACCGGGCGCATAAACTGGTGCTGGCTGCCTCCAGCATGCTCTTCAG GTCTCTCCTGGATGACTCCGACACCATCTCCATCGACACAACCATGGTTTCCTCGCAGGAGTTTGGCTGTCTGCTGGACATGGTCTACACTGGCAAGCTGCCTCTAGGCAAGCACAACGTCAGCCGCATTGTCGCCGCTGCAGACAGCCTGCAGATGTTCGACGTGGCTGTCGGTTTCAAAAACATCCTCACTAATCTTGTCAGCCAGCAACCCCCAGTCCCTGTCCTGTCTACACAGATCCCAAGCCTAGCTGTGATCAATAAAGCCCAGACCCCCAACCCCAAACGTCCAGCTTCACCCGGTGAGAGCGAGTCGGTTCCAGACAAGACAGAGCCAGTGGCTGAGCTAAAGAGGGACAAAGATCAGGGTGACCATGAAGACTCAGGGGGGCCAGCATGTAAAAGAACCTGTGTGGAGTCCTCAG agCCTGAAGAAGCCAATTCCTCAGAAAGCGTAGCAGAAGAAAGCAACATGACGGCAGCCCAAGTGTCCAATGAGCCTGCCCCTGGTATTCAGGAACATTTCTCTCAGCTTGTGGAGCTCCTCACCAGCATGCCATCCGTCGTGGAGCTGCTGAGCCAGGCAGCGCAGAGCAGCCTGGATGAACACGAGAAACAG gttgtgtgtcagtgctgcGAGGAAGCAGATCCCTGCTCAGCATTGGAGAAGCTGGTGGGCACAGTGAAGGAGGGGCAGCTTACTGAGGGAGCTCTCCTCAGGCTGCTCCGGGCTCTTCAAAAGAAATCTCCTTCCTGCTTCCCCAGACCACTGCTTcctctgctggaggaggaggggaaccCGCAGGAGCCGCAAGCAAACCAAAGTGGAG GTGAAGAAAATCAAGGAGAGGacgaagaggaagaaaacagcaaGGAGGAGACCGAGGAGGACGAGAAAGTCCTACATGCTGCGACGGACTCTCCCTCCCCCCCCATCTCCTCCTGTTCTTCCCCCACCTCCAAGCGTTACACCTGTCGCTGGTGTAAGAAGGGTTTTGCCTACAAGTGTCGAATGCTGGCCCATGTGAAGCGCTGCCCCATGTCCCAGGAGCATGAGCAGCAGTGCCCTCATTGCCCCTCGAAGTTGCCTAATCAGCGAGCCCTGCAGAGGCATCAGGCTGAGGCTCACCGCAGCACCACACGAGTGAAGAAGAAGGTGGCCTGTGACCTCTGTGGGCGAAACTTCGCCCACCCATCAG gcaTGATTTACCACAAGCGCACTGAGCACTTTGAGGAGAAACCGTTTGCTTGTGAGGACTGCGGCGCAAAGTTCGGCGCAAACTCGTCTCTGAAGAACCACATGAGGCTGCACACGGGGGAGAAACCTTACCACTGCAAACACTGTGACATGAGCTTCAGCGTGGCTGCTGCACTCGCATACCACACCAAGAAGAAACATTCTgagg gGAAAATGTATGTGTGCCAGTACTGTAAGGCCGTCTTCGCCCAGTCCATTGAACTGACACGACATGTGCGAACACACACCGGAGACCGGCCTTATGTGTGTCGAGAGTGTGGCAAAGGATACAGTCAGGCCAGTGGCctcactgtccacctgcacaCCTTCCACA ATTTGTCGGAGCCTCATGACTGTCAGAAATGCTGTCTGAGCTTCTCCTCATTGGAGGAACATCGCCAGCACATCCAGGAGTTCCACCCAAAAGAGTTCCACAAGTGTCCTACCTGCAACAAAGTGTTCACCAGCGCCGCCCTGCTGGACAAACACAAGGGCACACACACTGGAACAAAGCCCTTCAGCTGTGACCTCTGCAACAAGTCTTATCAG CAACTGTCAGGTCTGTGGTACCATAACAGGACCAACCACCCCGATGTGTTTGCTAGTCACACCCGGCAGCTCAAGACTCTGGTCCAGTGTGATGTCTGCTTCAAGTTCTTTCCTAGTGCTGCCAGCGTGGCCAAACACCAGGCTGCTGAACACCAGG GCTCAGCAGCGTCAGCGGTGCACTGTCCATACTGCCAGGCGGTGTTgggtggggaggaggagatgcaggAGCACATCAGCAGCCAGCATGTCAGCGAGCAGAGCTGCCCCGTGTGCTCCCTGGTTTGCACCTCCcaggtggagctgcaggaaCATGTGATCTCCTTCCACATGGAGccacaggaggagcaggaagccCCAGAGGAGAAGGCCTCCACCTCCCAAACA GTGACTGCAGCAGATCCCACAGGCAGTGAAGGAGGAGAGCCAATCACCTCCGAGGAGCAGGCACAGCTGGCAGCCGCCCAGCAGGTGTTTGTGGCTCTGGCAGGTGGAAGAGAGGGCGAAACATCGGCGGAGGTGGTGGAGGTCAACATGTTGGAGCTGCTCAACAGCTCGGTCACATTCATCTGTGAGAACAAACCCTCAAATGCAGACTCTTAA